Proteins from one Clostridium cellulovorans 743B genomic window:
- the dapG gene encoding aspartate kinase, with amino-acid sequence MKIIVQKFGGTSVSTLEKRKNVIEKIKNSIEKGYKPVVVVSAMGRIGEPYATDTLLSLISEETKKNNKQATDLLMSCGEVISTCVMCSELNSYNIKSVPLTGGQGGIITDNNSGDAEVKELRPNRIFKYLEEGYVPVIAGFQGVSNEGIITTLGRGGSDTSAALIGKALKAEKIEIYTDVDGIMTADPRIVGNASLIEEISYAEVFQFADQGAKVIHPRAVEIAMESGIPLIIKNTVTDCEGTIINSLGCSKNKKLITGITHMKDRVQVTIKGDDNKGNDRYENILDIMAENYISIDLINVFTTEVIFTIGTEDLDKFINIMEKSQIKYIMIKKCSKIAIIGNKIRGVPGVMARIIRALKNENIQVLQTSDSHTTIWCLVRESETVKAINTLHKEFQMYK; translated from the coding sequence ATGAAGATTATTGTACAAAAGTTTGGAGGAACTTCGGTTTCAACATTAGAAAAACGAAAAAATGTTATAGAAAAGATAAAAAACTCTATAGAAAAAGGATATAAGCCAGTGGTAGTAGTTTCAGCTATGGGAAGAATTGGTGAGCCATATGCCACAGATACTCTGCTATCACTGATTTCTGAAGAAACTAAAAAGAATAATAAACAGGCTACAGATCTTTTAATGAGTTGTGGAGAAGTAATTAGTACTTGTGTTATGTGTAGTGAACTAAATTCATATAATATAAAATCAGTTCCATTAACAGGTGGACAAGGCGGTATAATTACCGATAATAATTCTGGTGATGCTGAGGTAAAGGAATTAAGACCAAATAGAATTTTTAAGTATTTAGAAGAAGGATATGTTCCTGTTATTGCAGGATTCCAAGGCGTTTCTAATGAGGGTATTATAACTACTCTTGGAAGAGGTGGAAGTGATACTTCCGCAGCATTAATTGGAAAAGCTTTAAAGGCAGAAAAAATAGAAATATACACAGATGTAGATGGTATAATGACTGCAGATCCAAGGATTGTTGGAAATGCCTCATTAATAGAAGAAATAAGTTATGCAGAGGTATTCCAATTTGCAGATCAAGGTGCAAAGGTAATACACCCAAGGGCTGTGGAAATTGCAATGGAAAGTGGAATACCATTAATAATAAAAAACACTGTTACAGATTGTGAAGGAACTATAATTAATAGTTTAGGTTGTAGTAAAAATAAAAAATTGATAACAGGTATTACTCATATGAAGGACAGAGTCCAAGTTACCATAAAAGGTGATGATAATAAAGGTAATGATAGATATGAGAATATTTTAGATATAATGGCAGAAAACTATATTAGTATAGATCTTATAAATGTTTTTACAACAGAAGTGATTTTTACTATAGGAACAGAAGATCTAGATAAATTCATAAATATAATGGAAAAGTCTCAAATAAAATATATAATGATAAAAAAGTGCAGCAAAATAGCTATAATAGGAAACAAGATCAGAGGTGTTCCTGGGGTTATGGCAAGAATAATAAGGGCACTGAAAAATGAAAATATACAGGTGCTGCAAACTTCTGACTCACATACAACAATATGGTGTCTTGTAAGGGAGTCAGAAACAGTTAAAGCAATAAATACACTTCATAAAGAATTTCAAATGTATAAATAA
- a CDS encoding M16 family metallopeptidase, which produces MYTFFTIDNGLRVVLENIDHVSSVSVGLWVENGSRNETAESNGISHFIEHMLFKGTYNRNAKEIVEAIEDYGGQINAFTGKEATCYYTKTLDSHMERSFGVLSDMIFNSKFDPVDIEREKKVVIEEINMSEDSPEDVLSDLHSIAIWGDDPIALPILGTEETVKSFTREQLLEYIECRYIPENCVLSICGNIDFDVTTKLVNKYFGSWSSKNKKVTKHSTPIFQNKFLVKQKPIEQVHLSLGIKGIETGNRDNYPLHVINNVFGGTASSILFQKLREERGMCYSIYSYNSPYMNTGIMNVYAGLNPKDTKEAIIQIKNELSILVEKGISKETLNKTKEQLKGNYMLGLESTSNKMFANGKNALFLNRINTPKDIMKKINDITLEDINRVMKNTFGEGIINGALVGDNIDDDILKIF; this is translated from the coding sequence ATGTATACTTTTTTTACAATAGACAATGGTCTTAGGGTTGTTCTAGAAAATATTGACCATGTTAGCTCTGTAAGTGTAGGCCTATGGGTAGAAAATGGTTCTAGAAATGAAACAGCAGAAAGCAATGGAATTTCGCATTTTATTGAGCATATGCTTTTTAAGGGAACATACAATAGAAATGCCAAAGAAATAGTTGAAGCGATAGAGGATTATGGCGGCCAAATTAACGCTTTTACAGGTAAAGAAGCTACTTGCTATTATACAAAAACTTTAGACTCTCATATGGAAAGATCCTTTGGAGTATTAAGTGATATGATTTTTAATAGTAAATTTGATCCTGTTGATATCGAAAGAGAAAAAAAGGTAGTAATAGAAGAAATAAATATGAGTGAAGATTCGCCAGAAGATGTGCTCAGTGATCTTCATTCCATAGCTATTTGGGGAGATGATCCTATAGCTTTACCAATTTTAGGTACAGAAGAAACTGTAAAATCTTTCACTAGAGAGCAGTTATTGGAATATATTGAATGTAGGTATATACCAGAAAATTGTGTTTTATCTATATGCGGAAATATAGATTTTGATGTAACCACAAAATTAGTTAACAAATATTTTGGAAGCTGGAGTAGCAAAAATAAAAAAGTAACAAAACATTCAACGCCTATATTCCAAAATAAATTCTTAGTTAAGCAAAAACCAATAGAACAAGTTCATTTAAGTTTAGGGATTAAGGGTATAGAGACAGGAAACAGAGATAACTACCCTTTGCATGTAATCAATAATGTCTTTGGAGGAACTGCATCATCAATATTGTTCCAAAAACTTCGTGAAGAAAGAGGAATGTGCTATTCTATATATTCCTACAACTCTCCTTACATGAATACAGGAATAATGAACGTATATGCAGGACTTAATCCTAAAGATACAAAGGAAGCAATTATACAAATAAAAAATGAGTTAAGTATTTTAGTGGAAAAAGGAATATCTAAAGAGACACTAAATAAAACAAAAGAGCAATTAAAAGGTAATTATATGTTGGGACTTGAGAGCACCAGCAATAAGATGTTTGCTAATGGCAAAAATGCTTTATTTTTAAATAGAATAAATACTCCAAAGGATATAATGAAAAAAATTAATGATATAACCTTAGAGGATATAAATAGAGTAATGAAAAATACTTTTGGAGAAGGTATAATCAATGGTGCTTTGGTTGGTGACAATATAGATGACGACATATTAAAAATCTTTTAG
- a CDS encoding bifunctional riboflavin kinase/FAD synthetase: protein MRILNDNFHIDLEDSTYITLGSFDGLHMGHQQLIKSTVSKARENNIKSMVYTFSNHPLSILAPDKEPKQLMVNEKKIEILKKLEVDIVNFAHFNEEYLKIQPVAFIELLVKKYNMKGIVVGYNNRFGYKNQGDVELLKAYSNEYGYEVIVIDPVKEHDTIVSSTKIRAFITEGEVEKASVLLGRPYSLEGKVVSGKHLGNTIGFPTANIEINFKRLLPKGGVYYSNVKVENKIYKGITNIGYNPTVQGDSLSVETHILDFNQSIYDEFIEVYFVKRIRDEKKFKSIDELVKQLKQDKAYAEKFNFAVK from the coding sequence ATGAGAATATTAAATGATAATTTTCATATTGATTTAGAAGATAGTACATATATTACCTTAGGTAGCTTTGACGGTCTTCATATGGGACATCAGCAGTTAATTAAATCAACAGTTTCTAAAGCAAGGGAAAATAATATAAAAAGCATGGTTTATACTTTTTCAAATCATCCTTTGAGTATTTTGGCTCCAGATAAAGAACCAAAGCAACTTATGGTCAATGAAAAGAAGATTGAAATTTTAAAAAAACTAGAAGTGGACATAGTTAATTTTGCTCATTTTAATGAAGAGTATCTAAAAATCCAACCAGTTGCATTTATAGAACTTTTGGTTAAGAAATATAACATGAAAGGCATAGTGGTAGGATACAACAATAGATTTGGATATAAAAATCAAGGTGATGTTGAACTTTTAAAGGCCTATAGTAATGAATATGGCTATGAAGTTATTGTTATAGATCCAGTTAAAGAGCATGATACTATTGTTAGTAGTACGAAGATAAGGGCTTTTATTACAGAAGGTGAAGTAGAGAAAGCTTCTGTGCTTCTTGGAAGACCTTATTCTTTAGAAGGTAAAGTAGTATCTGGAAAGCACTTAGGAAACACTATAGGCTTTCCAACTGCTAATATTGAGATAAATTTTAAAAGACTTCTTCCCAAAGGCGGAGTTTATTATAGTAATGTAAAAGTCGAAAATAAAATCTACAAAGGTATTACAAATATTGGATACAACCCTACGGTTCAAGGGGATAGCCTTTCAGTAGAAACTCATATTTTGGATTTTAATCAGAGTATATATGATGAATTTATAGAGGTATACTTTGTTAAAAGAATTCGTGATGAGAAAAAATTTAAATCAATAGATGAGTTAGTTAAACAATTAAAGCAAGATAAAGCTTATGCTGAGAAGTTCAATTTTGCTGTAAAATAG
- the rpsO gene encoding 30S ribosomal protein S15 yields the protein MDKLRKEELIKTYARHEGDTGSPEVQIALLTERINHLNGHLKEHKKDHHSRRGLLKMVGQRRGLLNYLMAQDIERYRDIIAKLGLRK from the coding sequence ATGGATAAATTAAGAAAAGAAGAGTTAATAAAAACATATGCGAGACATGAAGGAGACACTGGTTCACCAGAAGTTCAAATAGCTTTATTAACAGAAAGAATAAACCACTTAAATGGTCACTTAAAAGAACACAAAAAAGATCACCACTCTAGAAGAGGTCTATTAAAGATGGTTGGTCAAAGAAGAGGTCTATTAAACTACTTAATGGCTCAAGATATCGAAAGATACCGTGATATAATCGCTAAGTTAGGCCTAAGAAAGTAA
- a CDS encoding YlmC/YmxH family sporulation protein, which translates to MSQNTKLFSEMERYEIININDGEKYSTLGNNDILVDSYGNLKLLLLNDEGSRFGLFSRSDYKEIPWHYVRKIGARTIIMDIDEDMLK; encoded by the coding sequence ATGAGTCAAAATACAAAGCTTTTTAGTGAAATGGAAAGGTATGAAATTATCAATATCAATGATGGAGAAAAATACAGTACTTTGGGTAACAATGATATTTTAGTAGATAGTTATGGCAATCTAAAACTTTTACTCTTAAATGATGAGGGTAGTAGATTCGGACTTTTTTCGAGAAGCGATTATAAAGAGATACCATGGCATTATGTTAGAAAAATTGGAGCGAGGACTATAATTATGGATATAGATGAGGATATGCTCAAATAA
- a CDS encoding threonine/serine exporter family protein: protein MTANRVLQISALAGKIILENGGEVYRVEETISRICHAFGIKNVDSFATPTGLMMSLVDDDGHTHSLIKRISSRGVNLDKIHQVNNLSRKLSVEPFTLDEVYSDLKNIEDQKPFGDKLMIFCSALGAASFTFLFKGTINDFLCAFFIGFLIKITTLFSKKIQLNDFFINIIGGSIGALFGYSLKALGLGDNMDTIIISSIMLLVPGMIVTNAIRDIIAGDLVSGTSRLMEAFFIAVAIAAGTGLTFKLIFLFGGITL, encoded by the coding sequence ATGACAGCAAATAGGGTTCTTCAGATTTCTGCTCTTGCAGGAAAAATTATTTTGGAAAATGGTGGAGAGGTTTACAGAGTAGAAGAGACAATCTCCAGGATTTGTCATGCTTTTGGCATAAAAAATGTAGATAGTTTTGCAACTCCTACTGGATTGATGATGTCTTTAGTTGATGATGATGGACATACTCACTCTCTAATAAAAAGAATAAGCTCTAGAGGCGTTAACCTTGATAAAATCCATCAAGTTAATAACCTTTCTAGAAAATTATCAGTAGAACCATTCACACTTGATGAAGTTTATTCTGATTTGAAAAATATAGAAGATCAAAAGCCTTTTGGAGATAAACTTATGATTTTTTGTTCAGCCTTGGGTGCTGCAAGCTTTACATTCCTTTTTAAAGGAACCATAAATGATTTTTTATGTGCTTTCTTCATCGGCTTTTTAATAAAAATTACAACACTGTTTTCAAAAAAAATTCAATTGAACGATTTTTTTATAAATATTATAGGTGGTTCCATTGGTGCCCTCTTTGGTTATAGTCTTAAAGCTCTAGGACTTGGAGATAATATGGATACTATAATAATTTCCTCTATAATGTTATTGGTTCCAGGAATGATTGTTACAAACGCAATTAGGGATATAATTGCTGGTGATTTAGTATCTGGTACTAGTAGGCTTATGGAAGCCTTTTTTATAGCTGTTGCCATCGCTGCAGGAACTGGTTTAACTTTCAAACTCATTTTTCTTTTTGGAGGAATCACACTATGA
- a CDS encoding threonine/serine exporter family protein has product MIFESTFAIISSLCFAIIFNIKGKRVVLAALGGGIGWFFYRLTGLYSSEFNALFVATCAITIYSEVMARVFKTPVTIFLVAALIPLVPGKGMYETMFYGITGDLSASLTTGYKTILSAGSIAIGIVLVSSIVKIITKAKNKKS; this is encoded by the coding sequence ATGATATTTGAATCAACCTTTGCAATAATCTCCTCTTTATGCTTTGCAATCATATTTAATATTAAAGGGAAAAGAGTAGTCCTTGCTGCTCTTGGAGGAGGTATTGGCTGGTTTTTTTACCGTCTTACGGGCCTTTATTCATCAGAATTTAATGCTTTGTTTGTTGCCACTTGTGCCATCACAATTTATTCTGAAGTTATGGCAAGGGTCTTCAAAACTCCTGTAACGATTTTTTTAGTTGCAGCATTAATCCCTCTAGTGCCTGGAAAAGGTATGTATGAAACTATGTTTTACGGTATAACTGGAGACTTATCTGCATCCCTTACCACTGGTTATAAAACAATATTAAGCGCTGGCTCAATAGCTATCGGCATAGTTCTAGTTTCTTCTATCGTTAAAATAATAACTAAAGCCAAAAACAAAAAGTCATAG
- a CDS encoding polyribonucleotide nucleotidyltransferase, whose amino-acid sequence MNHILETTVAGRTLKVEFGKIGMLSNCAMLISYGDTVVMVNANASENPRDGIDFFPLSIEYEERFYSVGKIPGGFIKREGRPSEKSILNARAIDRPIRPLFPKGYRNDVQVVCTVLSVEQDNLPNILAMNGASLGLLLSSIPFVDPVATVSVGLIDGNFVLNPTVEERKLSTMDLTICATRERVMMIEASGDEIPEEVMISAINYGFEQCQPIIKFQEEARSKFGKEKVTPTLYHVDETLEKEVTEYSFEMLKEAMYITDKDQRNERLKVIKEDINSAFAEKYPDAKGDIGEVIYNTQKEIVRDMMLNKKRRPDGRAFDEVRNIGCEVDLLPRTHGTGLFTRGLTQVLTVATLGAIGDVQIIDGLGEEESKRYMHHYNFPAYSVGEVKPLRGPGRREIGHGALAEKALVPLIPSEEEFPYTIRLVSEVLSSNGSTSQASVCGSTLALLDAGVPIKRPAAGIAMGLITNEDLTQEGVLTDIQGIEDFFGDMDFKVAGTTKGITAIQVDTKIKGLSDYVIRTAIEDARKARLHILEKIDECIEKPREELSQYAPRIITMSIDPEKIRDVIGAGGKVINKIIAETGVKIDIKEDGKIFIMSADSVGANKAVKMIDDLTREIKVGEIYLGKVTKITTFGAFVEVLPNKEGLVHISKLDVTRVNKVEDIVSVGDEILVKVTEIDNQGRVNLSRKDALADTEEKNKEDDEK is encoded by the coding sequence ATGAATCATATTTTAGAAACAACTGTAGCTGGAAGAACGCTAAAAGTTGAATTTGGAAAAATTGGTATGCTATCAAATTGTGCGATGCTTATCAGCTATGGCGATACTGTTGTTATGGTAAATGCTAATGCATCAGAAAACCCTAGGGATGGAATAGACTTTTTCCCATTAAGTATCGAATATGAAGAAAGATTTTATTCAGTAGGAAAAATTCCAGGTGGATTTATAAAAAGGGAAGGTCGTCCTTCAGAAAAATCTATTTTAAATGCTAGAGCTATTGATAGACCTATAAGACCATTATTCCCAAAAGGATATAGAAACGATGTTCAAGTTGTTTGTACTGTACTTTCAGTAGAACAAGATAATCTTCCAAATATCTTAGCAATGAATGGAGCTTCTTTAGGATTATTATTATCAAGTATTCCATTTGTAGATCCAGTTGCTACTGTATCAGTTGGATTAATTGATGGGAACTTTGTATTAAATCCTACTGTAGAAGAAAGAAAACTTAGCACTATGGACTTAACAATTTGTGCCACAAGAGAAAGAGTTATGATGATTGAAGCTAGTGGAGATGAAATCCCAGAAGAAGTCATGATAAGTGCTATAAATTATGGATTTGAGCAATGCCAACCAATAATAAAATTTCAAGAGGAAGCAAGAAGCAAGTTTGGTAAGGAAAAAGTAACACCAACGCTTTATCATGTAGATGAAACTCTTGAAAAAGAAGTAACTGAATATTCTTTTGAAATGTTAAAAGAGGCTATGTACATAACTGATAAAGATCAGAGAAATGAAAGACTTAAGGTTATAAAAGAAGATATTAATAGTGCTTTTGCTGAAAAATATCCAGATGCAAAAGGTGATATTGGTGAAGTAATCTACAATACTCAAAAAGAAATTGTAAGAGATATGATGCTTAATAAGAAACGTAGACCAGACGGTAGAGCCTTTGATGAAGTAAGAAATATAGGATGTGAAGTTGATTTACTTCCAAGAACTCATGGTACAGGATTATTTACAAGAGGTCTTACTCAAGTTTTAACTGTAGCAACTTTAGGTGCAATTGGTGATGTTCAAATTATCGATGGTTTAGGTGAAGAAGAATCAAAGAGATATATGCATCATTATAATTTTCCTGCATATTCTGTTGGAGAAGTTAAACCGTTAAGAGGACCAGGAAGAAGAGAAATAGGTCACGGAGCTTTAGCAGAAAAAGCATTAGTACCGCTTATACCAAGTGAAGAAGAGTTCCCATATACAATTAGATTAGTTTCAGAAGTATTAAGTTCTAATGGATCAACTTCTCAAGCAAGTGTTTGTGGAAGTACTCTAGCTCTTTTAGATGCAGGTGTTCCAATAAAAAGACCAGCAGCAGGAATAGCTATGGGACTTATAACTAATGAAGATTTAACCCAAGAAGGTGTTCTTACAGATATCCAAGGTATAGAAGATTTCTTTGGAGATATGGATTTCAAAGTTGCAGGTACTACTAAAGGTATCACAGCAATTCAAGTTGATACAAAGATAAAAGGTTTATCAGATTATGTAATTCGTACAGCAATTGAAGATGCGAGAAAAGCAAGACTTCATATTCTTGAAAAAATCGATGAATGCATTGAGAAACCAAGAGAAGAATTATCTCAATATGCACCAAGAATAATAACTATGTCGATAGACCCTGAAAAAATTCGTGATGTAATAGGTGCAGGCGGAAAAGTTATAAATAAGATAATTGCTGAAACTGGCGTAAAAATAGACATAAAAGAAGATGGCAAGATATTTATAATGTCAGCAGACAGTGTTGGAGCAAATAAAGCTGTTAAGATGATTGATGATTTAACAAGAGAAATAAAGGTTGGAGAAATATACTTAGGAAAAGTTACTAAAATAACTACCTTTGGTGCTTTTGTAGAAGTACTTCCTAATAAAGAAGGTCTCGTTCATATATCTAAATTAGATGTTACGAGAGTAAATAAAGTTGAAGATATCGTATCTGTAGGTGATGAGATACTTGTAAAGGTTACTGAAATAGATAACCAAGGTAGAGTAAATCTATCAAGAAAAGATGCTTTAGCTGATACTGAAGAAAAAAACAAAGAAGATGATGAGAAGTAA
- a CDS encoding cell wall-binding repeat-containing protein codes for MESIKENCHLTLNTTRICENNPIDISIAISEIAFANMKPNAVILIEEEDIFNSIAATPLVHLPINAAILFTDGRNLRGKTLKTIERLSPKGYKGIHAFLVGNISRQVSLELNNHGYKTEHIKGSNHYETACMIPSMREDFKNILIMSGEDCTEGISATYWSAHHGDPILYVKHNSIPYCTIEAIRKNKDINVYIIGSTKTVSKAVEKYLSRLENVKHLDRIDGDDSYDISVNFAKYKSPKNQFGWDRNDKEGHAFTFGELNHPMETIAGTLFAHMGKHTPLLLIRQDSVPEVVENYIESVKPTQKKNMPGPPFMHGFIIGDSQIIDHKAQLMVEESLSIDHEMMEISRNRCKSETVRDNLTDRVDANHYRYHMFQQEDDYREFNNHNDMIIGNHSYKRLNVDYNEVGINELLG; via the coding sequence ATGGAAAGTATCAAGGAAAATTGCCACTTAACATTAAATACTACAAGAATTTGTGAGAATAATCCAATAGATATTTCAATCGCTATATCTGAAATAGCTTTTGCAAATATGAAGCCTAATGCAGTTATTTTGATTGAAGAAGAAGATATTTTTAATAGCATAGCAGCAACACCTTTAGTTCATTTACCAATTAATGCAGCAATTTTATTTACAGACGGCAGAAATTTAAGGGGAAAAACGTTAAAGACTATTGAAAGATTGTCACCAAAGGGTTATAAAGGGATACACGCATTTTTAGTTGGTAATATTTCAAGGCAGGTATCTTTAGAACTTAATAATCATGGCTATAAAACAGAGCATATAAAAGGTTCTAATCATTATGAAACTGCATGTATGATACCTAGTATGAGAGAGGATTTTAAAAATATCCTTATAATGTCTGGAGAGGATTGTACTGAGGGTATTAGTGCGACTTATTGGTCTGCTCATCATGGAGATCCTATTTTGTATGTAAAGCACAATAGCATCCCTTATTGTACAATAGAGGCTATTAGGAAAAATAAAGATATAAATGTCTACATTATAGGATCAACTAAAACTGTGTCTAAAGCAGTTGAAAAATATTTATCAAGATTAGAGAATGTTAAACATTTAGATAGGATTGACGGTGATGATTCATACGATATATCAGTTAATTTTGCTAAGTATAAAAGTCCTAAAAACCAATTTGGTTGGGATAGGAACGATAAGGAAGGTCATGCTTTCACATTTGGAGAACTAAATCATCCAATGGAAACCATAGCTGGTACTTTGTTTGCTCATATGGGTAAGCATACACCATTACTTTTAATAAGACAAGATTCAGTACCAGAAGTTGTTGAGAATTATATTGAGTCAGTAAAACCTACGCAAAAAAAAAATATGCCAGGACCGCCGTTCATGCATGGGTTTATTATTGGAGATAGCCAAATTATAGATCACAAGGCACAGCTGATGGTTGAAGAGAGTCTTTCTATAGACCATGAGATGATGGAGATTTCAAGGAATAGGTGTAAGAGTGAGACTGTAAGGGATAACTTAACTGATAGGGTTGATGCAAATCATTATAGATATCATATGTTTCAGCAAGAGGATGATTATAGAGAATTCAATAATCATAATGATATGATTATTGGAAATCATAGTTACAAGCGTTTAAATGTTGATTACAACGAAGTAGGTATTAATGAGTTACTAGGATAG